The following nucleotide sequence is from Excalfactoria chinensis isolate bCotChi1 chromosome 12, bCotChi1.hap2, whole genome shotgun sequence.
aaaacatcaaaactgAATATTTATGCACTGTATGCAAAGCACATGTACAATGTCAGCAAGTTAACCTGCCAGGTAAATTGCTAGCATTGTCCTAGCTCTTAAACTAAATGGGATGACGGTGTGTGCCTTTTGAAACAAGCAAAGCTTTAGGAAAGAGAGAGGTTTGTTTTGTAACCTCGTGACTTACCCTGTGCAACTATGGGGGCAGACTGAGCtgtgaatgaaacaaaaaatacttcagagatAGAAAGAATGACAGAAATCCTCTCCCGCTGCCCTCcctccagcagagccagctccaAAACCTCGCAGCcatgtttgtatttctgaacacttgtaacaaagaaaaacagtcacaACTGTTTATTCAGTTTTTGTACTGCAACAAAGCGAGCTATGAACTAACCCCACACAGTGTCCTGCTCAGAAATCACAGTGCACTCTGCAGCAGAACTACTCTGAGGGTCCTGTAAGGGATCCGGAAGGGATTGGGCTGATCTGCTCCTTTCCTaattcctttgtgttttgttccaAGCCCTAATACTGCAATGTCAGGAAGGTTTATCCGCCCATTCCCATGTTTGCTCTGTTCTTTATCTGAAACTACAGGGCAGTGTTTGCATATGGGTATTTGTGCCGAAGAAGCAGCATTCACAGCAACACTGAAGGCATCTCTGTGAGGAGACTTGTCCACACACCGGTACCTGCCAGCAGTGCCCTGGAAAGCAGAGTAAGTTGTACTGGGCCTGAATTCCATGCGGGGGGGacactgcagctctggggaTCCACACTGAAAGTGCTATTCACAAACTTTTCAATCCCCaacatttttaatcaaattatAATGGTCTTAATCTATGATGCAATATTTTCATACAGTTCTTGGGGAATAAATCAAGTGATGCAGGAAATCTGTCTCTAATAGTTAAAAAGTGATAGGTGAATTTAATAAGAAGTGTACGTACCTTCAGCTGTTGCCGTGAGTAGATAagcaagaggaaggaaaagagagaattaCAATTACAATCGTACAATgcaaaaaaatcaaacccaaaCTGTTGCTGAACTGTCAGACTCAACTGTGTGAACTAGCAGTGAGAAATAATGTTGCAGAATCCACGCACATGCAATGCACAGAGAACAATTTTTTCCGACACGTGTTTAAATCTGCGCTCACACGAGACTTTCTTTAGATGGACATGAAAGCAACTTTGATAAAACTGGAAATGTCTGCACCTTCAGTAGGTTTATCGGCAATCGCTGCTTGATCGTCATCTTCTGGCTTGGTGACCACCATGGACGTCAGTGGTGTCACAAAGTTGTATTTTAGTGATAGCTCCAGGGCTTCAGCTGTAagattctccttttcttctcctttagcTGCAATGCTGAACACAGGGAGAGAGTCCATCAGGGGTTGCCAAATTACCCGTTGAACTCTGAACCGAGTACTTTTTATAAAGAGAAGTAATCCCTGCAGCTAAAAAGACAAAGCTGTGCTGTCCATTAATGATGATTTAAGACAGTTTAATTTGCTAACTGCAAGACAAATGCTGAGGTTGTGGAGACTCTCCTTACTGTTCTTTGTGCTTTCCTATTGGCATCTCGGTGTGATGTTGGGCAAAACCAAGGAAATAGATCTGAATTGCAGCTTTACAGCCCAGAGGCTGGACCAGTCACCCAGCTTCATGGTTTCACTGAACTCATCATTCCTGCTGTAATTACCGTTTTTCCAGCAGTTGCTCAATGGTGAGATAAGCCCAAAGCCTTTCGATGAAATCTCCAAATATGTATTCCTGCTCTTGGAAGGCTTTAGCTGTTTGCTCCTTATCTTGCTGTGTAGTAAATGACAGGGCATCGTTAGCCTGTTAGGAATAAGGAAAATAAGGCAGGGACTCCCAGAATTTTCTAAAATCAAAACCTTAACATCTGAAACTCTCACTAAATTGAAAAACATTGTGGTCCAACAAAAAACTTGCCCAGGAATTTTTAAGCTTCTGTGAAgctcagcagtgtgtgctgtgggaCACAATGCACTTCCCAAATTCAAATGACATTTGGTTAATTAGAATTTGGCTACTCAGGACTTGAAGAATCTTGATTATGATTCTTATAACATATAGCAACTTGTTTAATATGAACTGCCTACGGGCACTGAACACTTGGCTCCTGAAAGAACTGGGTCGGATATTTAGAGAGTAAAGAGGACAAAATAAGTTGGCAAAGCTTATTCGGTCACGCTGAGCAAAGTTGTTCTGGATTGACCCAGGTATAACTGACAGATGAGTAACTTGCCTAAGGAACTCGTAAAAGCAATGCCTTTGGTGCGCTTACTTTCTCACATTGCAGCAATACAGATTCTCACTGAGGTGAAAACATACCTGTGACTACTTTAAGTTTTGCCACCTCAGAATAGGGATACTTTGCATAGCAAGGAAATAGGCAAAGAAATCCATACTTACACCTTCACCTTTCACATCTACTGTCAGGCTGTTTTGGTTGATGTCTCTGAAGCGCCCAGCCACCACAATCTCAGACCCATCATAGAAatgcttaaaactgtttttagtTATGtctgcaatttcattttctggGTAGTTTAATTCCACATCCATGAGCATAGGATTGGCCACCTCGTCATAAAAACCCTGTaggataaaaaggaaaatatttaaccactgtttttcatttaattcataCATGGATCTGTAACCAGTGCTATTTCAGCAGTGAAAATTTAGAGtgtattttagaagaaatatgTAAATCTGCAGTTAAATCTCAGAGTACAACTCCTAACAATCTACCAGTAAGGCAAATGAGAAAGGACACACCAACTTTTCAGTCTCACTAAGACTGAGGGAAAATAGCCAAGAAAACATGCTGAGGATGATGAGTTCCATCAGCATTCATCAAGAGGGACACCAAGATCTTACTGATACATACAAGATACTTACCTGAATTAACACATCCCTCATCTAACTTAAGTTGTGGTTACTGTACCTGGAGTTGTATGGCTGAATCAGAATCAGGATAAATCCGACGGGCCAgtcctttattttccagtgcCATCTTCTCCAAGAAGTTGTAATCAACACCGTAGCCAAAACCAAGATTGTATAAAGTATATTTTCCTTCAATGGCTTTTTTCACATGTGTCGTAATGTCATTAGTATTTGATATGCCTATATTAAACCAGAAAAAGgttgattttcttcatgaacagataaaatgaaatggttAGCCGTGTTTGGATTTCCTAAGAGGCATTAGCAGAGACTTCTTGGTCACACGATGCTGGTGTAGTAGCATTTCAaccatgagaaagaaaaaagatgatgGTCTATTTTAATTGAGTGCCTTTTGTTAGCTAATTCACTGTTATTTCACCCAACACAAACGTACCTACATTTGGTTGGCCATCTGTTAACATGATAATTATGGAAGCACTTCTCTTGGGCACAAGGTTTCCTTCGTGAGCAGCATTCAGCATATCAATTCCTTTCATTATACCACCATATAAATTTGTCACTGTAAGGTAGACATAGAAATTTAGCTTCAGCACAGTCAAAATAATGGACCATGTTTCATGGGAATCTGACAAAACCTGATTCCAGTGAAAAGTTTGAGTTTGCTAGCAAGGGGACGCTTAGGTACAAAAATAACTGAGCTTTGCAAACATAAGGATAAAAACATCATCTGCTGCATTGATTTCAAGCTTAGTACTGTTTCCCATTAGTAGTTTTTAAAGTGGCAGCACTGTGTTCACAGACTGAATTGGAGAATTAACATACCCAACAACTTACTGGCAAGTAAAGTACTCACAGCCCTCAGTGTCAATGCTCCGAACAAACTTTCTTGCTTCATCCAAATTTTCAGGAGTGGCTTTGATTAATGTTTCTTTCCAGGTGTGTACATCGCTACCAAACAGGATGAAATTGAAGTGGTCATCTTCTTTAATGTCATCTAAGATTTTTAGAAGTGCTTCTCTTGTCTGTAAGAGGAAGAGATTTCAATTTATTGTTCAACTTTAAAGAAATGGGTGTTTGCAGTTATACACAACCcatctctgcagtgctttttttcttctgtgccttttaCACAGAGATAATAATATAGCTACAGGTTTGTGGAAAGGTTCGTAAGCAAGTGTGGCTCACTGCTTGTGCCTGTCTAGGCCTCTTTGGATGGTCTCTCATCCCGTAGGTGTGTGgacaggtagattttaggttaacccatgacagttgtcatcagcaaactgctGGAAGTGCACTTGATCCAACTGTCAGcgtcactggtgaaaatgcaggAGTACACCAGTCCCAGTACTGACCTCCAAGGGACACCACTCAGcactgatctccatctggacattTCACTATTGACTCTCTACTAATCACCTCATAACCAGTTGCCCATTTATTGAACAGTCCAGCTGACAAATCCACATCTTTCCAattcagagagaaggatgttatgTGGGACCATACACCCACGGTCCCTTCCAGCAACCAAATGCACCCTAAGTCGTCACGTCCTTTACATCACAACAGAGGATCTTCCACTGAGACTCTAAAGTAATGCAATAACTTACCTGCTCTATTTCTCTTCCACTCATTGAGCCGCTGATGtctattataaaaataatgttcttgGGCAAATTTGGAAGATTTGTTGGAGCAAAGAAGTGCACGAAGTAGCCATTGACAATCTGAAAAAAGGACATAAGATGTCAGCAAACCAATAGCTTTTGTGTATTACAAAgataaaactgataaaaagaaaagtgcttttatttACTCTCTAGCCCCTGAGTAGACTAACAGATCCTTACTAGTCTCACCTCCATCCACGAGCCCAGAAGTGTTGTTTAAGTTTAAGCCTTAATGTGCTTGACATATGCCTGTCTCTAGCAGTGTCACAACTGTGCCTGCTCCCATCTGTCCATGGACTGATTTGCAACCCACTCTGCAAAATTACCTGCAGATTATCCGGAGTTGTTCTCTTCACATCGTATTTAACAATTAAATCACCATCCAAGAGGGACTGTGAGCAATTTCCACAGGTTCGCTGTTGATCAAGAGTTGGCTTGAAAGAGATATGTCCCTGAAAATAAGGAACTTCTTTAGATCTGAATCTCAATAGCTGAAAACTTTCTACAGAGCACAAATAAATTTGTAACTTTGTAAAGCTGGTATATTTAGATTCATGGACATAAGGATGACCTGTTCTATATGGTTAGATATTAGTATATTTGTTCAAATAACTAATAGCTCAAGtttgctgctgagctctcttcagatgttttcttcctcatcttcctcccagCTCTCCACTCCAAATGACACTTCTGATAGGACTGTTGAGCAGTCTGTGTGTTAGGGCTTCTACCACTTTCATACATGGGAAAACTACTTGTTATTGACTTCATTCTTCCACAGGATACAGTCCAGTCGGTACCCAAGCTTCCAAGTGCCGTTGTGGGATAAAGGTACAGTTCCATGCTAATAGCTGCAAGTGTCTTCCCAACTGCATGGTGATGGTCTTCAGCTTCCTAGCTTGGAATTCAGAGTTAATTTGCACAGAGAAGTCTTTATTTACCCTATTTTTAGTCTCTCACTTTCATTGCTAGTGACTTCAACATTTTTGCATTGATAGTATTTCGGAGTCATAACCACAGCAAATGAAATATGGAAGGTGCTGCTGTACCTTTTTATGTGAGAAAGTTTTCTTTATGACATTTTGCAGATCATTGGTGATGAATGttccttctgcttccagctCACTGATACCTTGTGGCTCaaagatatttatttcaatCTGAAATATGAATTGAAAATTATCTTTGTTGGCTATCCCACAATATATCAACTGAGACGTTTACAGGAGGatctgaaggaaatgaaggaggGATTTTCTtgaacaaaaaacaagtttatttttgtaatgaataGCAGCAGTCCAACATGTCTTTTTCTACA
It contains:
- the LOC140257742 gene encoding inter-alpha-trypsin inhibitor heavy chain H3-like isoform X2 translates to MGSRVLLCVLLLMPAFASSDFVVTHVRNMKKRSSDNDLVVNGIEIYRMKIDSKVTSRFAHNVITSRVVNRGDAHKEVFFDVELPKTAFITNFSMTIDGTTYPGNIKEKEAAKQQYEKAVSKGQTAGLVKASGRKTEKFTVSVNIAAGSKVTFELTYEELLKRHFGKYEMFIKVKPKQLVKDFEIEINIFEPQGISELEAEGTFITNDLQNVIKKTFSHKKGHISFKPTLDQQRTCGNCSQSLLDGDLIVKYDVKRTTPDNLQIVNGYFVHFFAPTNLPNLPKNIIFIIDISGSMSGREIEQTREALLKILDDIKEDDHFNFILFGSDVHTWKETLIKATPENLDEARKFVRSIDTEGLTNLYGGIMKGIDMLNAAHEGNLVPKRSASIIIMLTDGQPNVGISNTNDITTHVKKAIEGKYTLYNLGFGYGVDYNFLEKMALENKGLARRIYPDSDSAIQLQGFYDEVANPMLMDVELNYPENEIADITKNSFKHFYDGSEIVVAGRFRDINQNSLTVDVKGEGANDALSFTTQQDKEQTAKAFQEQEYIFGDFIERLWAYLTIEQLLEKRIAAKGEEKENLTAEALELSLKYNFVTPLTSMVVTKPEDDDQAAIADKPTEAQSAPIVAQASPAHYLHAPNPTWYTSVDGDPHFIISVPQKEDAICFNINENPGAVLSLINDPATGITVNGELIGDKKVNNDAKIQNTYFGKLGIANKHLDIKVTVTPEEISIQNGTERTTFTWLDSVTLQQEGLTLIVNKKKSLVLSVGSGASFVIVLHQVWKKHPLHRDFLGLYTLGSHKLSAQTHGLLGQFFHPIDFTILEIHPGADPKKPDATMIFKNKELAVTRGWQKDYRRDPEHGTDIPCWFVHNNGAGLIDGVHTDYVVPSLF